A stretch of the Spirochaetota bacterium genome encodes the following:
- a CDS encoding aminotransferase class V-fold PLP-dependent enzyme, which produces MKLSRKEFLHNASYVSASALLAFAGCNKTTEVIDIPSDKKIITDSALKNLSKANWDTIRSLFTFSTRPPLNAANLCPTFDHVNMYLWQFTNQINEDVSFINRLDFIKKHVEKSKEKVCKMLGIENKKELAFVRNTSEANSIIVQGFNLKRGDEIVVWEQNHPTNYRSWQYKFQNVPFTIKTVKLDMTQTNKEYYIKSFLQQLSPKTKIVTFSHISNISGLRLPAEEICNAIKDYNKNIFIHIDGAQSLGSVVIDMGKLQCDSFSASTHKWLCGPHGAGILFIREQWIQKIQPALLGYNFYFDYPEEKIPEDASRFECLGQRNDAVFGSIGAAVDIHLHIGIKRIEERIHYLTQYTRNAITKAGLSLISPNNNTFNHGIIVIDMGSTIKSYGAFLALHNAGVSTAIIHNNKIHCTPDGRIEEVDAPTYLRICPHIYNSTNDIDNAVSIIVDTYTSKVSSIKEFIKFFSKNGI; this is translated from the coding sequence ATGAAATTATCTCGAAAGGAATTTTTACACAATGCTAGCTATGTATCAGCATCTGCATTACTGGCATTTGCAGGATGTAATAAAACAACGGAGGTTATTGATATCCCTTCTGATAAAAAAATTATTACTGATTCTGCATTAAAAAATCTTTCCAAAGCTAATTGGGACACAATACGATCTCTATTCACTTTCAGCACACGACCACCATTGAATGCAGCTAACCTTTGTCCAACGTTTGATCATGTGAATATGTATTTATGGCAATTTACAAATCAGATTAACGAAGATGTAAGCTTTATTAATAGATTAGATTTTATCAAAAAGCACGTTGAAAAATCCAAAGAAAAGGTTTGCAAAATGCTTGGCATAGAAAATAAAAAAGAACTGGCTTTTGTACGAAATACATCAGAAGCAAATTCCATTATAGTTCAGGGATTCAATCTGAAAAGAGGGGATGAGATAGTTGTCTGGGAGCAAAATCATCCAACAAATTATCGAAGTTGGCAGTATAAATTCCAAAATGTACCATTCACCATCAAAACCGTTAAACTTGATATGACTCAGACCAATAAAGAATACTACATTAAGTCTTTTTTACAACAACTATCGCCAAAAACTAAAATAGTAACGTTTTCACATATATCAAATATTTCGGGGTTACGGCTACCAGCTGAAGAAATATGCAACGCCATCAAGGACTATAATAAAAATATCTTCATTCACATTGATGGAGCTCAATCCTTAGGCAGTGTTGTAATTGATATGGGCAAATTACAATGCGATAGTTTTTCAGCTAGCACTCACAAATGGCTTTGCGGACCTCATGGAGCAGGAATTTTATTTATCCGTGAACAATGGATCCAAAAAATTCAACCTGCACTATTAGGATATAATTTTTATTTTGATTATCCTGAAGAAAAAATTCCCGAGGATGCATCAAGGTTTGAATGCTTAGGACAGCGAAATGATGCTGTATTTGGTTCAATAGGTGCTGCAGTTGATATTCATTTACATATTGGCATAAAACGAATTGAAGAACGCATCCACTACCTGACTCAGTATACTCGTAATGCTATAACCAAAGCAGGGTTGTCTTTAATTTCTCCCAACAATAATACATTCAATCATGGAATCATTGTCATTGATATGGGAAGTACAATAAAATCCTATGGTGCTTTTCTTGCTTTACATAATGCAGGAGTTTCAACAGCTATTATCCACAATAATAAAATTCATTGCACACCAGATGGTAGAATTGAAGAGGTAGATGCCCCAACATATTTACGAATATGCCCTCATATTTATAATTCTACCAATGATATAGACAATGCTGTATCAATTATTGTAGATACATATACATCAAAAGTCAGTTCTATAAAAGAATTCATAAAATTTTTCAGCAAAAATGGGATTTAA